The Amaranthus tricolor cultivar Red isolate AtriRed21 chromosome 6, ASM2621246v1, whole genome shotgun sequence genome has a segment encoding these proteins:
- the LOC130816129 gene encoding inactive protein kinase SELMODRAFT_444075-like has product MNPNQCQKKSVVVAVKASREIPKNAMEWALTHVVQPGNSIKLLVLTSPQTFGKKLWGIQRFTTDCTSAARRSTTGTLLDQEEDITDSCLQLMQQLCKDHKSCKINVKIKVLSDSIDGGVAAEAKKDRTNWVILDKRLKNEAKHCMEQLQCNVIMMKGAHPKVLKLNLNKSGDVEPDVMQSLSSISEASNQNDTYDFPDATRVPNVTPISSPEHDTSYTATDVGTSSISSSDAGTSSYFLSDAIRGQKKDCQLIASEIDSDTDKESMSSSSCYQPWMLNSPVVRSVNVKSDVDGSLKTTDEILACASLNLLKRFSVVEMKSPRPKLNSNTTTVRDAISLSKKSPSNPPPLCSICQHKTPMFGKPPKSFTYGELATATNGFSADNFLAEGGFGSVYCGVLQDGQIIAVKQYKLASSQGDSEFCSEVEVLSCAQHRNVVTLIGFCVEGGRRLLVYEYICNRSLDYHLYGRSNNILEWPARQKIAVGAARGLRYLHEECRVGCIVHRDMRPNNILLTHDFEPLVGDFGLARCQADGGVGEETRVIGTFGYLAPEYAQSGQITEKADVYSFGIVLLELITGRKAVDINRPKGEQCLTEWARRIVKEENLKKLVDPCLGNSYVKEELCSMLQCASLCIRKDPNSRPRMSQVLRMLESCMLSSIT; this is encoded by the exons ATGAATCCAAATCAATGTCAGAAAAAGTCTGTTGTGGTTGCTGTAAAAGCTTCCAGAGAAATTCCGAAGAATGCAATGGAATGGGCTCTTACACATGTTGTTCAACCTGGGAATTCAATTAAGTTATTGGTTCTCACTTCCCCTCAAACTTTTG GAAAAAAGCTCTGGGGAATTCAACGGTTTACCACTGATTGTACAAGTGCTGCAAGGAGATCTACCACGGGGACACTTTTGGATCAAGAGGAAGACATTACCGACTCTTGCTTGCAGTTGATGCAGCAGTTGTGTAAAGATCACAAATCTTGCAAA ATAAATGTGAAGATAAAAGTTCTGTCTGATTCTATTGACGGGGGTGTGGCAGCTGAAGCCAAGAAGGATCGAACAAACTGGGTGATACTGGATaa AAGGCTGAAAAACGAGGCGAAACATTGTATGGAGCAGCTTCAGTGCAATGTTATTATGATGAAAGGAGCTCATCCTAAAGTTCTTAAATTGAATCTAAATAAATCCGGTGATGTAGAACCTGATGTGATGCAGTCACTGTCATCCATTTCCGAAGCTTCAAATCAAAACGATACATACGATTTTCCAGACGCAACTCGAGTGCCAAATGTGACTCCGATCAGTAGTCCAGAGCACGATACATCTTACACTGCAACTGACGTTGGAACATCGTCCATATCAAGCTCAGATGCAGGGACTTCATCGTATTTTCTTTCAGATGCAATTCGCGGCCAAAAGAAGGACTGTCAATTGATTGCTAGTGAAATCGATTCAGACACGGATAAAGAATCAATGAGTTCCAGTAGCTGTTATCAGCCTTGGATGCTGAATAGTCCCGTTGTCAGAAGTGTCAACGTAAAATCTGACGTAGATGGTTCACTAAAAACTACAGACGAAATTCTGGCGTGTGCATCCTTAAATCTGCTCAAGAGATTTTCTGTCGTTGAAATGAAAAGTCCTAGGCCGAAACTGAACTCAAATACAACGACTGTACGGGATGCTATCTCATTGTCGAAAAAGTCACCTTCTAATCCGCCACCACTATGTTCAATATGCCAGCATAAGACACCGATGTTTGGTAAACCTCCCAAGTCTTTCACCTATGGAGAACTGGCAACGGCAACCAATGGATTTTCTGCCGACAATTTCCTAGCGGAAGGTGGGTTTGGTTCGGTGTATTGTGGGGTACTACAAGATGGACAAATCATTGCAGTAAAGCAATATAAACTGGCTAGTTCCCAGGGAGATTCAGAATTCTGCTCTGAAGTGGAGGTCTTAAGTTGTGCCCAACATCGTAACGTTGTGACCTTGATAGGTTTCTGTGTGGAGGGTGGAAGAAGATTGTTGGTTTATGAATATATATGCAATAGATCTTTGGATTATCATCTTTATG GACGTAGCAACAACATATTAGAGTGGCCTGCAAGACAGAAGATTGCTGTGGGAGCTGCTCGGGGACTGAGATACCTTCATGAAGAGTGTCGCGTTGGCTGTATTGTCCACCGGGATATGCGACCAAACAATATCCTGTTAACCCATGATTTTGAACCATTG GTTGGGGACTTTGGATTAGCAAGATGCCAGGCTGATGGAGGGGTGGGTGAGGAAACAAGAGTGATAGGGACATTTGG CTATCTTGCTCCGGAATATGCTCAAAGCGGTCAGATCACGGAAAAAGCTGATGTTTATTCATTTGGCATAGTTCTACTAGAACTTATCACAGGACGGAAAGCTGTGGATATAAACCGGCCTAAGGGAGAACAATGCCTCACTGAATGG GCACGACGTATAGTGAAAGAAGAGAACCTCAAAAAGTTGGTGGATCCATGCTTGGGAAATAGCTATGTGAAAGAGGAGCTTTGCTCTATGTTACAATGTGCCTCGTTGTGCATTAGAAAAGATCCTAATTCACGACCTCGCATGTCTCAG GTTCTACGGATGTTGGAGAGTTGTATGTTAAGCTCAATCACTTAA
- the LOC130816131 gene encoding probable acyl-[acyl-carrier-protein]--UDP-N-acetylglucosamine O-acyltransferase, mitochondrial isoform X4 — protein MKWLLMPRHNKAVLSSLFRFSSFSIFRPFSSKNDWNPNFVHPSAIVHPNAILGQGVSIGPFCTVGSSAKLGNACKLYPGSHVFGHTQMGDNCILMTGAVVGDELPGKTVIGSNNTIGHHAVVGVKCQDLKYKDGDECFLRIGDNNEIREYSSIHRSSNPNYQTVIGHSNLIMGSCHVAHDCKIGNNNILANSSLLAGHVIVEDYVHTAGATVVHQYCRLGSFCFIGGGSVVSQDVPKFMMVSGDRAELRGLNLEGLRRRGFSSTEIKGLRAAYRKIFMPMSFESGSIEDRLEDLAQHEELGQIPVICSMIQSIRDSFSDNRRGICKFRHWNAS, from the exons ATGAAATGGCTTCTGATGCCCCGCCATAACAAAGCAGTACTTTCATCTCTCTTTCGATTCTCTTCCTTCTCCATCTTCAGACCTTTCTCCAGTAAAA ATGATTGGAACCCTAATTTTGTTCACCCTTCTGCTATTGTACATCCCAATGCTATCCTTGGTCAG GGTGTATCAATTGGGCCATTTTGTACAGTTGGGTCATCAGCAAAGTTGGGAAATGCCTGTAAATTGTATCCTGGAAGTCATGTTTTTGGACATACTCAAATGGGTGATAATTGCATTCTTATGAC AGGTGCTGTTGTTGGTGATGAGCTTCCTGGGAAGACTGTGATTGGATCAAACAACACAATTGGACATCATGCTGTTGTGGGTGTAAAGTGCCAAGACTTGAAATACAAG GATGGGGATGAATGCTTTCTTCGTATTGGTGACAATAATGAAATTAGAGAATACAGCTCTATTCATAGATCTTCCAATCCAAATTATCAAACG GTCATTGGTCATAGTAATCTTATTATGGGATCCTGCCATGTTGCCCACGACTGCAAAATTGGTAACAACAACATTTTAGCAAACAGCTCATTGTTGGCAGGTCATGTAATAGTGGAA GATTACGTTCACACAGCCGGTGCCACTGTTGTCCATCAGTATTGCCGCCTTGGCTCATTTTGCTTCATTGGTGGTGGCTCTGTG GTTTCTCAAGATGTTCCTAAATTCATGATGGTTTCTGGTGATAGAGCTGAACTACGCGGCTTAAACTTAGAAGGCCTGCGTCGTCGTGGGTTCTCATCCACTGAG ATCAAGGGATTGCGAGCAGCATACAGGAAGATTTTCATGCCTATGAGCTTCGAATCTGGGAGCATTGAAGACCGTCTTGAAGATTTG GCGCAGCATGAAGAACTAGGTCAAATTCCTGTCATATGCTCCATGATACAATCGATACGTGATTCCTTTTCTGACAATCGTCGTGGAATATGTAAATTCAGACATTGGAATGCATCTTGA
- the LOC130816131 gene encoding probable acyl-[acyl-carrier-protein]--UDP-N-acetylglucosamine O-acyltransferase, mitochondrial isoform X1 — protein MKWLLMPRHNKAVLSSLFRFSSFSIFRPFSSKIDAAADDWNPNFVHPSAIVHPNAILGQGVSIGPFCTVGSSAKLGNACKLYPGSHVFGHTQMGDNCILMTGAVVGDELPGKTVIGSNNTIGHHAVVGVKCQDLKYKDGDECFLRIGDNNEIREYSSIHRSSNPNYQTVIGHSNLIMGSCHVAHDCKIGNNNILANSSLLAGHVIVEDYVHTAGATVVHQYCRLGSFCFIGGGSVVSQDVPKFMMVSGDRAELRGLNLEGLRRRGFSSTEIKGLRAAYRKIFMPMSFESGSIEDRLEDLAQHEELGQIPVICSMIQSIRDSFSDNRRGICKFRHWNAS, from the exons ATGAAATGGCTTCTGATGCCCCGCCATAACAAAGCAGTACTTTCATCTCTCTTTCGATTCTCTTCCTTCTCCATCTTCAGACCTTTCTCCAGTAAAA TTGATGCAGCAGCAGATGATTGGAACCCTAATTTTGTTCACCCTTCTGCTATTGTACATCCCAATGCTATCCTTGGTCAG GGTGTATCAATTGGGCCATTTTGTACAGTTGGGTCATCAGCAAAGTTGGGAAATGCCTGTAAATTGTATCCTGGAAGTCATGTTTTTGGACATACTCAAATGGGTGATAATTGCATTCTTATGAC AGGTGCTGTTGTTGGTGATGAGCTTCCTGGGAAGACTGTGATTGGATCAAACAACACAATTGGACATCATGCTGTTGTGGGTGTAAAGTGCCAAGACTTGAAATACAAG GATGGGGATGAATGCTTTCTTCGTATTGGTGACAATAATGAAATTAGAGAATACAGCTCTATTCATAGATCTTCCAATCCAAATTATCAAACG GTCATTGGTCATAGTAATCTTATTATGGGATCCTGCCATGTTGCCCACGACTGCAAAATTGGTAACAACAACATTTTAGCAAACAGCTCATTGTTGGCAGGTCATGTAATAGTGGAA GATTACGTTCACACAGCCGGTGCCACTGTTGTCCATCAGTATTGCCGCCTTGGCTCATTTTGCTTCATTGGTGGTGGCTCTGTG GTTTCTCAAGATGTTCCTAAATTCATGATGGTTTCTGGTGATAGAGCTGAACTACGCGGCTTAAACTTAGAAGGCCTGCGTCGTCGTGGGTTCTCATCCACTGAG ATCAAGGGATTGCGAGCAGCATACAGGAAGATTTTCATGCCTATGAGCTTCGAATCTGGGAGCATTGAAGACCGTCTTGAAGATTTG GCGCAGCATGAAGAACTAGGTCAAATTCCTGTCATATGCTCCATGATACAATCGATACGTGATTCCTTTTCTGACAATCGTCGTGGAATATGTAAATTCAGACATTGGAATGCATCTTGA
- the LOC130816131 gene encoding probable acyl-[acyl-carrier-protein]--UDP-N-acetylglucosamine O-acyltransferase, mitochondrial isoform X3, with amino-acid sequence MKWLLMPRHNKAVLSSLFRFSSFSIFRPFSSKTDDWNPNFVHPSAIVHPNAILGQGVSIGPFCTVGSSAKLGNACKLYPGSHVFGHTQMGDNCILMTGAVVGDELPGKTVIGSNNTIGHHAVVGVKCQDLKYKDGDECFLRIGDNNEIREYSSIHRSSNPNYQTVIGHSNLIMGSCHVAHDCKIGNNNILANSSLLAGHVIVEDYVHTAGATVVHQYCRLGSFCFIGGGSVVSQDVPKFMMVSGDRAELRGLNLEGLRRRGFSSTEIKGLRAAYRKIFMPMSFESGSIEDRLEDLAQHEELGQIPVICSMIQSIRDSFSDNRRGICKFRHWNAS; translated from the exons ATGAAATGGCTTCTGATGCCCCGCCATAACAAAGCAGTACTTTCATCTCTCTTTCGATTCTCTTCCTTCTCCATCTTCAGACCTTTCTCCAGTAAAA CAGATGATTGGAACCCTAATTTTGTTCACCCTTCTGCTATTGTACATCCCAATGCTATCCTTGGTCAG GGTGTATCAATTGGGCCATTTTGTACAGTTGGGTCATCAGCAAAGTTGGGAAATGCCTGTAAATTGTATCCTGGAAGTCATGTTTTTGGACATACTCAAATGGGTGATAATTGCATTCTTATGAC AGGTGCTGTTGTTGGTGATGAGCTTCCTGGGAAGACTGTGATTGGATCAAACAACACAATTGGACATCATGCTGTTGTGGGTGTAAAGTGCCAAGACTTGAAATACAAG GATGGGGATGAATGCTTTCTTCGTATTGGTGACAATAATGAAATTAGAGAATACAGCTCTATTCATAGATCTTCCAATCCAAATTATCAAACG GTCATTGGTCATAGTAATCTTATTATGGGATCCTGCCATGTTGCCCACGACTGCAAAATTGGTAACAACAACATTTTAGCAAACAGCTCATTGTTGGCAGGTCATGTAATAGTGGAA GATTACGTTCACACAGCCGGTGCCACTGTTGTCCATCAGTATTGCCGCCTTGGCTCATTTTGCTTCATTGGTGGTGGCTCTGTG GTTTCTCAAGATGTTCCTAAATTCATGATGGTTTCTGGTGATAGAGCTGAACTACGCGGCTTAAACTTAGAAGGCCTGCGTCGTCGTGGGTTCTCATCCACTGAG ATCAAGGGATTGCGAGCAGCATACAGGAAGATTTTCATGCCTATGAGCTTCGAATCTGGGAGCATTGAAGACCGTCTTGAAGATTTG GCGCAGCATGAAGAACTAGGTCAAATTCCTGTCATATGCTCCATGATACAATCGATACGTGATTCCTTTTCTGACAATCGTCGTGGAATATGTAAATTCAGACATTGGAATGCATCTTGA
- the LOC130816131 gene encoding probable acyl-[acyl-carrier-protein]--UDP-N-acetylglucosamine O-acyltransferase, mitochondrial isoform X2 — MKWLLMPRHNKAVLSSLFRFSSFSIFRPFSSKTADDWNPNFVHPSAIVHPNAILGQGVSIGPFCTVGSSAKLGNACKLYPGSHVFGHTQMGDNCILMTGAVVGDELPGKTVIGSNNTIGHHAVVGVKCQDLKYKDGDECFLRIGDNNEIREYSSIHRSSNPNYQTVIGHSNLIMGSCHVAHDCKIGNNNILANSSLLAGHVIVEDYVHTAGATVVHQYCRLGSFCFIGGGSVVSQDVPKFMMVSGDRAELRGLNLEGLRRRGFSSTEIKGLRAAYRKIFMPMSFESGSIEDRLEDLAQHEELGQIPVICSMIQSIRDSFSDNRRGICKFRHWNAS; from the exons ATGAAATGGCTTCTGATGCCCCGCCATAACAAAGCAGTACTTTCATCTCTCTTTCGATTCTCTTCCTTCTCCATCTTCAGACCTTTCTCCAGTAAAA CAGCAGATGATTGGAACCCTAATTTTGTTCACCCTTCTGCTATTGTACATCCCAATGCTATCCTTGGTCAG GGTGTATCAATTGGGCCATTTTGTACAGTTGGGTCATCAGCAAAGTTGGGAAATGCCTGTAAATTGTATCCTGGAAGTCATGTTTTTGGACATACTCAAATGGGTGATAATTGCATTCTTATGAC AGGTGCTGTTGTTGGTGATGAGCTTCCTGGGAAGACTGTGATTGGATCAAACAACACAATTGGACATCATGCTGTTGTGGGTGTAAAGTGCCAAGACTTGAAATACAAG GATGGGGATGAATGCTTTCTTCGTATTGGTGACAATAATGAAATTAGAGAATACAGCTCTATTCATAGATCTTCCAATCCAAATTATCAAACG GTCATTGGTCATAGTAATCTTATTATGGGATCCTGCCATGTTGCCCACGACTGCAAAATTGGTAACAACAACATTTTAGCAAACAGCTCATTGTTGGCAGGTCATGTAATAGTGGAA GATTACGTTCACACAGCCGGTGCCACTGTTGTCCATCAGTATTGCCGCCTTGGCTCATTTTGCTTCATTGGTGGTGGCTCTGTG GTTTCTCAAGATGTTCCTAAATTCATGATGGTTTCTGGTGATAGAGCTGAACTACGCGGCTTAAACTTAGAAGGCCTGCGTCGTCGTGGGTTCTCATCCACTGAG ATCAAGGGATTGCGAGCAGCATACAGGAAGATTTTCATGCCTATGAGCTTCGAATCTGGGAGCATTGAAGACCGTCTTGAAGATTTG GCGCAGCATGAAGAACTAGGTCAAATTCCTGTCATATGCTCCATGATACAATCGATACGTGATTCCTTTTCTGACAATCGTCGTGGAATATGTAAATTCAGACATTGGAATGCATCTTGA
- the LOC130816130 gene encoding uncharacterized membrane protein At1g16860-like gives MGSRFPSHKLSNGLYVSGRPEQPKERQPTMSSVAMPYTGGDIKKSGELGKMFDIPVDGSRSRKSGPISSAPMRTGSFGGAASHSGPIMQNSVNRVSSGNVSGSGSASMKKTNSGPLNKHGEPVKKSSGPQAGGGVSRQNSGPLAPVLPTTGLITSGPISSGPLNSSGAPRKASGPLESMGSMKHHTASIVNNQAVTKLNQEDEYSFYKSFPKSILYAMVLLFVMGFIAGGFILGAVHNPILLIVVVVLFSAVAAVFTWNTCWGRRAITGFIAQYPDAELRTARNGQFVKVSGVVTCGNVPLESSFQKIPRCVYTSTSLYEYRGWDSKAANPSHRRFTWGLRSLERHVVDFYISDFQSGLRALVKTGYGARVTPYVDESVVIDINPSNKDMSPDFVRWLSERNLSSDDRVMRLKEGYIKEGSTVSVMGVVQRNDNVLMIVPPPEPLPTGCQWSKCILPASLEGIVLRCEDTSKIDVIPV, from the exons ATGGGTTCTCGATTCCCATCTCATAAGCTCAGTAATGGGCTTTATGTGTCAGGACGCCCTGAACAACCCAAGGAAAGACAACCTACTATGAGTTCTGTGGCCATGCCTTATACCGGAGGTGATATTAAAAAGTCCGGGGAGCTTGGGAAGATGTTTGATATACCTGTAGATGGGTCGAGGTCACGTAAGTCTGGACCTATCAGTAGTGCTCCTATGAGGACAGGATCATTTGGAGGAGCCGCTTCTCACTCTGGCCCGATTATGCAGAACTCTGTGAATAGGGTTTCTTCTGGTAATGTTAGCGGTTCTGGTTCAGCGTCCATGAAAAAAACTAATTCTGGTCCACTCAACAAACACGGCGAGCCTGTGAAAAAGTCTTCGGGTCCTCAGGCTGGTGGAGGCGTTTCTCGTCAGAATTCTGGCCCTCTTGCGCCAGTTCTTCCCACCACAGGCTTGATAACTTCAGGTCCGATTTCATCAGGCCCCTTGAATTCTTCAGGAGCTCCTCGAAAGGCTTCTGGTCCTCTGGAGTCCATGGGTTCCATGAAACATCATACTGCATCAATTGTAAACAACCAGGCTGTGACAAAACTTAATCAAGAGGATGAGTACTCGTTCTACAAGAGCTTCCCTAAGTCTATTTTGTATGCCATGGTTCTGCTATTTGTTATGGGTTTTATTGCTGGTGGTTTCATTCTTGGAGCTGTGCACAATCCTATTCTTCTCATTGTGGTGGTGGTGCTATTTAGTGCGGTTGCAGCTGTCTTTACATGGAATACTTGCTGGGGAAGGAGAGCTATAACAGGATTTATCGCTCAATATCCAGACGCTGAGCTTAGAACAGCGAGAAATGGACAGTTTGTCAAAGTGTCTGGG GTGGTAACTTGTGGAAATGTACCTCTTGAATCATCATTTCAAAAAATTCCTCGTTGTGTCTACACTTCAACTAGCTTATATGAGTATCGAGGCTGGGATTCTAAAGCTGCTAACCCCAGTCATCGGCGTTTTACTTGGGGGCTCCGGTCACTTGAG CGGCATGTGGTTGATTTTTACATTTCCGATTTTCAATCTGGATTGAGAGCTCTGGTCAAGACGGGGTATGGTGCTAGAGTGACTCCATATGTTGACGAATCTGTCGTCATTGATATTAATCCATCAAACAAAGACATGTCACCTGATTTTGTTCGGTGGTTATCCGAGAGAAACCTCTCTAGTGATGACCGTGTCATGCGCTTAAAAGAAGG GTACATCAAAGAAGGTAGCACCGTGAGCGTGATGGGAGTGGTACAACGAAACGATAATGTGCTAATGATAGTTCCTCCGCCAGAGCCGTTGCCAACAGGGTGCCAGTGGTCTAAATGTATACTCCCGGCAAGCCTCGAAGGTATCGTATTGAGATGTGAAGACACCTCGAAGATCGATGTTATTCCGgtgtga